The Apium graveolens cultivar Ventura chromosome 6, ASM990537v1, whole genome shotgun sequence genome contains a region encoding:
- the LOC141666193 gene encoding uncharacterized protein LOC141666193, whose product MDRSWLKADRRTKEFKKGVEDLLIFAFENGYNAEKISCPCVNCAHSKSWRAQIVKNHLFQNGIDQTYTRWIWHGENNSVESSNETDTSESINQGTSRMGERDEDDDDDMSSDESSDENDTSDFINHVKGEHQPLYPGCGRYTKMKALVQLYNLKVKHGMSDSCFSDILLLLGSLLPEGNNIPSSFNEAKKTLCALGMGYEKIHACPNNCLLYRGDLDEEQTTCRVCKASRWKLNKKGDELEGVPAKVLWYFPLIPRLRNLFNTPHIAKDMTWHDTERQKDGKMRHPADSITWKDVDQKWPDFASETRNLRLALSSDGFNPFHGNRSDYSSWPVLLSIYNLPPWLCMKRRYIMLCLLISGPTEPGNDIDVFLQPLIEDLQELWHGKQMYDTYKKEFFMLRGILLWTISDYPALGNLSGNVIKGYNACTICIDETKATRLVNYRKTVIMRHRRWLPHNHPYRRQKSAFDNTVEKGVAPVPLTGEEVFQRVQHLRAHVFGKKQRQPRWKKGEPRPVWKKVSIFFQLEYWEFLPVRHVLDVMHIEKNICEALVGTLLNIPGKTKDRESVRLDMAEMGIRTELRPKTPGKKEKVPLASWNLTHAEKKQFAHHFLK is encoded by the coding sequence ATAGTTAAAAACCATCTTTTTCAAAATGGTATTGATCAAACTTATACACGTTGGATATGGCACGGGGAGAATAATTCTGTAGAAAGTTCTAATGAAACCGACACTTCGGAATCTATCAATCAAGGCACCTCAAGAATGGGTGAACGTGACGAGGACGACGACGATGATATGtcttctgatgaaagttctgacgAAAACGACACTTCTGATTTCATTAACCATGTTAAAGGTGAACATCAGCCTCTTTATCCTGGATGTGGGAGGTACACTAAGATGAAAGCTCTGGTCCAGTTATACAACTTGAAAGTGAAGCATGGTATGTCTGATTCATGCTTCAGTGATATTCTGTTATTACTTGGCTCTTTACTTCCAGAAGGCAACAACATCCCTTCTTCCTTCAATGAAGCAAAAAAAACCTTATGTGCATTAGGAATGGGGTATGAAAAGATACACGCATGTCCGAATAATTGTCTCTTATACCGTGGCGATTTAGATGAAGAACAAACTACTTGTCGCGTATGTAAGGCCTCTAGATGGAAATTGAACAAAAAAGGAGATGAACTTGAAGGGGTCCCTGCTAAAGTTCTATGGTATTTCCCGCTGATACCAAGATTACGAAATTTATTCAATACACCTCACATTGCAAAGGACATGACGTGGCATGACACCGAGCGACAAAAGGATGGTAAAATGAGGCATCCGGCTGATTCAATAACATGGAAGGATGTCGACCAAAAATGGCCTGATTTTGCATCAGAGACTAGGAACCTTCGATTAGCTTTATCTTCCGATGGTTTCAATCCTTTTCATGGAAACCGTAGTGATTACTCAAGCTGGCCTGTTTTGCTATCAATTTATAACCTTCCTCCATGGCTTTGTATGAAGAGAAGGTATATTATGCTCTGCTTGTTAATATCTGGACCGACTGAGCCTGGAAATGATATCGACGTGTTCCTTCAACCACTAATAGAAGATCTGCAAGAGTTGTGGCATGGGAAACAAATGTACGACACTTATAAGAAAGAGTTTTTCATGCTTAGGGGCATTTTATTATGGACAATAAGTGATTATCCTGCCTTAGGGAACTTGTCAGGAAATGTTATTAAAGGGTATAATGCGTGTACTATTTGTATTGATGAAACGAAAGCTACTAGGTTGGTTAATTACCGTAAGACGGTGATTATGAGGCATCGAAGATGGTTGCCCCATAATCATCCTTATAGAAGGCAGAAATCAGCTTTTGATAACACTGTGGAGAAGGGGGTCGCCCCTGTTCCATTAACCGGAGAAGAGGTTTTTCAAAGAGTACAGCATTTAAGGGCCCATGTATTTGGAAAGAAACAACGGCAACCACGATGGAAGAAAGGTGAACCTAGACCTGTTTGGAAAAAGGTTTCAATATTCTTCCAACTTGAGTATTGGGAATTTTTGCCAGTTAGGCATGTTCTCGATGTGATGCACATCGAGAAAAATATATGCGAAGCCCTTGTTGGAACTTTACTAAATATTCCGGGGAAGACAAAAGATAGGGAATCTGTTCGTCTTGATATGGCTGAAATGGGAATAAGAACGGAGCTGAGACCTAAGACTcctggaaagaaagaaaaggtaCCGTTGGCATCATGGAACTTAACGCATGCAGAAAAAAAACAGTTTGCTCATCATTTCTTAAAATGA